TAAGGTTGCTAAATTTAGCAACCTTATATTTCTATATCCCAAGCAAAATATCCATTTTCTTTTTTAGAATACGTTAAAGTAGCATCAAATTTGTTACCTTGCTTTGAAGTAAGTGATTTTACTTTAGCAGACCCATTTTTAAGTATGCTTTTTACCATAGTTTTATTAGGTTTTTTCTTATAATACTCTAAAAATTTATCATTTTTCCAAATTCCAAATTTACATTCTTTGTAGTTCTTGCATATAAATCCTTTTTCTATTTCTACAACATCACCTTGGCAGATAGGGCATTTACCTAGTGATTCATTGCTATCTTTATTTTTAGATTTACTACTTTTAGAGGTTGTAGCTGATTCCTTAGAGAATTTTTTAGTTTTTGGATTATATATATAATTTTCTGTACTAATATTTTTTGGTGTATCTCTTTTTATAAGTTCAACACTGTTAAATATAAATGTCATTATGTTATTTAGATATTCTTTCCTTGTAAATTGGCCTTTTTGTATATCACTTAAACTTTTTTCAAGTTTACCAGTATAGTCAACGTCAAATAATTCTTTAACTGGGAATATTTCAACTAAATTTTTACCTAAATCAGTTATAAAGTAAGATTTACCTTTTTTACCAACATATCCAACTTGAGAAATCTTTTTTAAAACGTCAGCACGAGTAGCAGATGTACCTATAGAGTAACCAGATAATACAGTAGTATCGTCATCAGGAACATTTTTACCACAGTTTTTCATAGCTTTAAGTAAAGTATCCTCTGTATATGGTTTGGGTGGTGTAGTTTGTTTAGTTAATGGTTTAATTTCTAAAACTTCAACGATATCATTAACATTTACACTTGGAAGTAAATCATTTTTTTCTTCTTTCTTATATACTTCTAGATACCCCTTAGATTTAAGAACTTTACCCTTAGTTAAAAATATATTTGAATCTACATCAGTTTTAATTTCGGTATTTTCATACTCAGCAGGTGGCATGAAATTAGAGATGAATCTATCTTTTATAGCGTTATAAACGATTTGTTCATCAGGGGTTAATTTAGTAGGTATTATATAAGTAGGTATTATAGCACTATGGCTATCTACTTTAGAAGAGTCGAAAACTCTTTTAGTTTTGGTAAATTTAATTTTATTTTCATATTCAAGGCCTACTTTTAACTTGTCTA
The Romboutsia ilealis genome window above contains:
- a CDS encoding DNA topoisomerase — translated: MKLILAEKPSVAKTIASFLGAKTRHDGYFEGNGYIVTYAVGHLVGLYDMKDYDKDKYSGSWKLSNFPFIPQDKFKFKVDSSKKKQFDIVKKLLHRDDIEYVINATDNDREGELISFLIFLLAKNKKPVKRILVNEWTPEDITRGINNLKDDIDMRNLQAAGYTRLITDWLIGINFTSVATLKYGNGKLLNIGRVILPTVKLVYDRDMEILNFVPKTYYEIEGNFKSKNGEYKGKYIKGKESKFDNIEEVNKVINSINSNEGKIIDKKVTNSKEYAPKLFSLTSLQGYITSKYSNFTSDKVLNVCQSLYEGSGKGGYITYPRTDSIYLEESLASKVSQTLDKLKVGLEYENKIKFTKTKRVFDSSKVDSHSAIIPTYIIPTKLTPDEQIVYNAIKDRFISNFMPPAEYENTEIKTDVDSNIFLTKGKVLKSKGYLEVYKKEEKNDLLPSVNVNDIVEVLEIKPLTKQTTPPKPYTEDTLLKAMKNCGKNVPDDDTTVLSGYSIGTSATRADVLKKISQVGYVGKKGKSYFITDLGKNLVEIFPVKELFDVDYTGKLEKSLSDIQKGQFTRKEYLNNIMTFIFNSVELIKRDTPKNISTENYIYNPKTKKFSKESATTSKSSKSKNKDSNESLGKCPICQGDVVEIEKGFICKNYKECKFGIWKNDKFLEYYKKKPNKTMVKSILKNGSAKVKSLTSKQGNKFDATLTYSKKENGYFAWDIEI